The Thermoflavifilum sp. genome contains a region encoding:
- a CDS encoding T9SS type A sorting domain-containing protein, with protein sequence MMKKFTLIFLLILCKTTFSFAQAYGSGDGKILKLYPNPASTQINLELQSHGDQPYEVVIYNFLGKKFDDFKLTGRQTLSLSKYYSGIYIYQLLDMQGNVVETGKFNVIK encoded by the coding sequence ATGATGAAAAAATTTACACTGATTTTTTTACTTATCCTTTGTAAAACCACCTTCAGCTTTGCTCAAGCCTACGGGAGTGGCGACGGGAAAATATTGAAACTCTATCCCAATCCGGCTTCTACCCAGATTAACCTCGAACTTCAGTCGCATGGTGACCAGCCGTATGAAGTAGTCATTTACAATTTTCTGGGGAAAAAGTTTGATGATTTCAAACTCACCGGACGCCAGACGCTGAGTCTTTCTAAGTACTACAGTGGTATTTACATTTACCAGCTATTAGACATGCAGGGAAATGTGGTAGAAACGGGCAAATTCAACGTCATTAAGTAG
- a CDS encoding PorP/SprF family type IX secretion system membrane protein: protein MKQLYAAGASLLCICGVGTTVGYAQDIHLSQFYEAPLLQNPALAGIFTGDYRVQAVYRNQWGSVTVPYQTGALSGEARFPVKNSSDFITVALQFTYDDAGTSHLHASEIMPCVNYHKSLSEDHSLYLSLGVMGGWVNRQLDPGKLTFDNQYNPDNGGFDPNAPSGDNMSVYGYHYLDGAVGMSLSTSFGENTHLFIGTSYYHLNKPKVSFYNNSAVLLQPKWEYHAGISSTIGDQYHFIGQFNQLVQGTYSETMIGGLAGIGLLKQGLESNMAVYVGGFLRWKDALIPVVKLDMGKYDLGLSYDINVSKLATASHTIGGFEISLSWKGFFTSQNSSLNKVKCPKF from the coding sequence ATGAAACAACTATACGCTGCGGGAGCAAGCCTGCTTTGTATTTGCGGGGTAGGTACAACAGTCGGGTATGCTCAGGATATTCACCTTTCGCAGTTTTATGAGGCACCCCTGCTTCAGAATCCTGCCCTGGCAGGCATTTTTACAGGTGATTATCGGGTGCAGGCGGTATATCGTAACCAGTGGGGAAGCGTTACCGTACCCTATCAAACCGGGGCGCTCAGTGGGGAAGCCCGTTTTCCAGTGAAAAACTCATCGGATTTTATTACGGTCGCCCTGCAGTTCACCTATGATGATGCGGGTACTTCTCATCTTCACGCTTCCGAAATCATGCCATGCGTGAATTATCACAAATCGTTGAGTGAAGATCACAGCCTGTATCTTTCCCTTGGGGTAATGGGTGGATGGGTTAACCGCCAACTCGATCCCGGCAAGCTCACGTTCGATAATCAGTACAATCCCGATAATGGTGGATTTGACCCCAATGCCCCGAGTGGAGACAATATGTCGGTGTATGGCTATCATTACCTGGATGGTGCCGTGGGCATGAGTCTCAGCACATCTTTCGGTGAAAACACCCACCTGTTCATCGGCACTTCCTATTATCACCTCAATAAACCCAAGGTTTCGTTTTACAACAATAGCGCGGTATTGCTTCAACCCAAATGGGAGTATCACGCCGGCATATCCTCTACCATAGGCGATCAGTATCATTTTATCGGGCAATTCAATCAGCTGGTACAGGGAACATATTCCGAAACCATGATTGGCGGTCTGGCAGGCATCGGGCTTTTGAAGCAAGGGTTGGAAAGCAACATGGCCGTGTATGTGGGTGGATTTCTCCGATGGAAAGACGCACTCATTCCCGTAGTAAAGCTCGATATGGGCAAGTATGATCTGGGATTGAGTTATGATATCAATGTGTCAAAACTCGCCACAGCCAGCCATACCATTGGCGGCTTTGAAATTTCTCTTTCCTGGAAAGGATTTTTTACCAGCCAGAACAGCTCTTTGAACAAAGTCAAATGTCCGAAGTTTTAA